One Phycisphaerae bacterium RAS2 DNA window includes the following coding sequences:
- a CDS encoding Polysaccharide deacetylase — protein MPRATRRLRRRIWLFALSSLACASLALPWLARVWMESRAADVPRAACLLYHRLVDESAFSSLTRDEQLYAITPRQFESQVDALVTDGWRVASLDNVLGLAAQPVIAPDGAAMPKNLLLTFDDGCESIATVLQPILQRRGWRATIFITTDPQAEVFRTGLAAQPRMTDAQIRELDPDRFDLGSHGRTHRPLNQLDDTALDAELRDSQIALAALTGRSITTLAIPGNWYDARVLERAHHAGYRAVFTSDAGSIHSGDDPIGLPRINVPGYFAPEQLVSRLSPTAIVQRRMIGKCRRALATVFGEELAGKTAYIIWRAGGWPETLIPLFSHLAMFAYTMRRHREITQAATSVV, from the coding sequence TTGCCCCGCGCGACCCGACGACTCCGACGCCGTATCTGGCTCTTTGCTCTTTCGAGCCTCGCGTGCGCCTCGTTGGCCCTGCCGTGGCTGGCGCGCGTTTGGATGGAGTCGCGCGCGGCCGATGTCCCTCGCGCGGCCTGCCTGCTGTATCACCGTCTCGTCGATGAATCCGCGTTCTCATCGCTTACGCGGGATGAACAACTCTATGCCATCACGCCACGCCAGTTCGAATCACAAGTCGATGCACTCGTGACTGACGGCTGGCGGGTTGCATCGCTCGATAACGTGCTAGGCCTCGCGGCGCAGCCCGTCATCGCGCCTGATGGGGCCGCCATGCCCAAGAACCTGCTCCTCACCTTCGACGACGGATGCGAGTCCATCGCTACGGTGCTGCAGCCGATCCTGCAACGCCGAGGGTGGCGCGCGACCATCTTCATCACGACGGACCCGCAGGCGGAGGTCTTCCGCACCGGCCTCGCCGCGCAGCCGCGCATGACTGATGCACAGATTCGCGAACTCGATCCTGACCGGTTCGACCTCGGCTCGCATGGACGCACGCATCGGCCTCTCAATCAACTCGACGACACCGCACTCGACGCCGAATTGCGTGATTCACAGATCGCGCTGGCCGCGCTGACGGGCCGTTCAATCACGACACTTGCGATCCCCGGTAACTGGTACGACGCGCGGGTGCTGGAACGCGCCCACCACGCGGGCTATCGGGCGGTCTTCACGTCCGACGCCGGGTCGATTCATTCCGGTGACGATCCCATCGGTTTGCCGCGCATCAATGTGCCGGGGTACTTCGCGCCCGAGCAGCTTGTGTCACGCCTCTCGCCGACGGCGATCGTCCAGCGGCGCATGATCGGCAAATGCCGCAGGGCCTTGGCTACGGTGTTTGGGGAGGAATTGGCCGGGAAGACTGCTTACATAATATGGAGGGCCGGCGGCTGGCCGGAGACGCTCATTCCGCTGTTTTCGCACTTGGCCATGTTTGCGTACACGATGCGGCGCCACCGCGAGATAACTCAAGCTGCTACCTCTGTGGTCTGA
- the coaX gene encoding Type III pantothenate kinase: MSLSPELLANASLLIVEIGNSHVTVATYVGSSVRTWAKFSHSDLDKIAAYARESFDALGEDTIRAVAYASVVPDVLATVRDRLTKELDAPAFVVGEDLHRPMSLAVENPERVGIDRVCSAAAAYEVIGKACAVASIGTAITIDCVNEEGVFMGGSILPGLALQAQSLHDGTAALPLVTIEATGEVYGANTEQAIRNGVLYGAVGALREIVERYATELHEWPQLVVTGGGADLVRSQCDFIDNVVPDLCLRGIGLAFRRQFAPLMDES, translated from the coding sequence ATGTCGCTTTCTCCCGAGTTGCTGGCCAATGCGAGTCTGCTGATTGTCGAAATCGGCAACTCGCATGTGACCGTCGCCACGTACGTCGGAAGCTCGGTCCGCACGTGGGCCAAATTCTCCCACTCCGATCTGGACAAGATCGCGGCCTATGCGAGGGAATCGTTCGATGCCCTGGGTGAAGACACGATTCGAGCCGTGGCCTATGCGTCGGTCGTGCCCGATGTCCTGGCGACCGTTCGAGATCGGTTGACAAAGGAACTGGACGCGCCGGCGTTTGTTGTGGGAGAAGATCTGCATCGCCCGATGTCGCTGGCCGTGGAGAACCCCGAGCGAGTGGGGATTGATCGCGTCTGCTCGGCGGCCGCGGCGTATGAAGTGATCGGCAAGGCGTGCGCCGTCGCGAGCATCGGCACAGCCATTACGATAGATTGCGTGAACGAAGAAGGCGTGTTTATGGGCGGGTCGATCTTGCCTGGGCTGGCGTTGCAGGCGCAGTCGCTGCACGACGGAACGGCGGCGCTGCCGCTGGTGACGATTGAGGCAACCGGCGAGGTGTATGGCGCAAACACGGAGCAGGCGATTCGCAACGGCGTGTTGTACGGGGCGGTGGGGGCTTTGCGCGAAATCGTCGAGCGCTACGCCACGGAGCTGCACGAGTGGCCGCAGTTGGTTGTGACGGGGGGCGGCGCTGACCTTGTGCGAAGTCAGTGTGATTTCATCGACAACGTTGTTCCGGATTTGTGTCTGCGCGGCATCGGGCTGGCGTTTCGCAGGCAATTCGCGCCGTTGATGGATGAATCATGA
- the pyrB gene encoding Aspartate carbamoyltransferase, with protein sequence MTTPSHTAPQRPLAAQPPSPAGGAPTPLESPPQVSWPHKNLLGLEDLTAAEILHLLDTAKAFEDVSTRSVKKVPALRGRVVVNLFFEDSTRTRMSFSLAAQRLSADVIDFSEKTSSLNKGESVRDTVRNIEAMGVDLIVVRHGAAGVPHLIARNVQCSVINAGDGRHEHPTQGLLDIYTMRQVKSRIAGLKVAIVGDVVNSRVARSNIHGLTRLGAEVTLVGPTTLAPRSFERFGVRVCHDFDSVIGEFDVINMLRIQRERIASNVFPSLGEYSRLFGLSNERMKRAKADVLVMHPGPVNRGIEMSPEVADGARSAILRQVTNGLAVRMAAMFLCKQAGEAT encoded by the coding sequence ATGACGACGCCATCGCACACTGCCCCGCAACGTCCGCTCGCCGCACAGCCCCCGTCGCCGGCCGGCGGCGCGCCGACGCCCCTCGAATCGCCGCCGCAGGTCAGTTGGCCGCACAAGAACCTCCTCGGGCTGGAAGACCTCACCGCCGCGGAGATTCTGCACCTGCTTGACACCGCCAAGGCGTTTGAAGACGTCTCGACGCGCAGCGTGAAGAAAGTGCCGGCCCTGCGCGGCCGCGTCGTGGTGAATCTGTTCTTCGAGGACTCCACCCGGACGCGCATGAGCTTTTCACTTGCGGCGCAGCGCCTTTCCGCCGACGTGATCGACTTCTCCGAAAAGACCAGCTCGCTGAACAAGGGCGAGAGCGTGCGCGACACCGTGCGCAACATCGAAGCCATGGGCGTGGACCTCATCGTCGTGCGCCACGGGGCCGCGGGCGTTCCGCATCTCATCGCGCGCAACGTGCAATGCAGCGTCATCAACGCCGGCGACGGCCGCCACGAGCACCCGACTCAGGGCCTGCTGGACATCTACACGATGCGCCAGGTGAAGAGCCGCATCGCCGGGCTGAAGGTCGCCATCGTCGGCGACGTGGTGAACTCACGCGTGGCGCGGTCGAACATCCACGGGCTAACGCGGCTCGGCGCCGAAGTGACGCTCGTCGGTCCGACGACACTCGCGCCGCGCAGTTTCGAGCGGTTCGGCGTGCGCGTTTGCCACGATTTCGACAGCGTCATCGGCGAGTTCGACGTGATCAACATGCTGCGCATCCAGCGCGAGCGCATCGCCTCCAATGTCTTCCCCAGCCTCGGCGAATATTCGCGCCTCTTCGGCCTGTCCAACGAGCGAATGAAACGCGCCAAGGCCGATGTGCTGGTCATGCATCCCGGCCCCGTCAACCGCGGGATTGAAATGTCGCCGGAAGTCGCCGACGGCGCGCGAAGCGCCATCCTCCGGCAGGTCACCAACGGGCTGGCCGTGCGCATGGCGGCCATGTTCCTGTGCAAACAGGCGGGAGAGGCAACGTGA
- the vnfA gene encoding Nitrogen fixation protein VnfA has product MVSDATTFRNLSPRTVSALVEASAAINASLYLGDVLQAIAMKAAAVLRSEASSVLMLDRRRNKLKFMAAVGDRASALIGEEFDANLGIAGRVVATAQPTIVGDVRENKDFFKGIDAKSSFQTRGMIAAPLVWKGDVIGVVEVLNKIGGGGYEDDDLTLLQVFANLAAAGAHNAAEHTNLVKENRGLKETLRIAAPIIGSSASLRQVMDMVNRVAGSNATVLLLGETGTGKEITARQIHGASPRADKPFIAINCAALPETLLESELFGHEKGAFTGAHTDKMGRFELADGGTLFLDEIGDISMSTQVKLLRVLQEKEYVRVGGTKTISTDVRIIAATNRNLREAIEKESFREDLYYRLNVFPINLPPLRQRREDIPVLVDHFIALASTQLGCRRPNVSDESMALLASYHWPGNIRELQNVVERSVLLADGQTLTPAHLPREIVGEETFAENTKQESSLWGYEKALIVKALRENNWNQSKAARSLGISRDNLRYRVKKFQIARQA; this is encoded by the coding sequence ATGGTCTCTGACGCTACGACATTTCGAAATCTCTCCCCACGAACGGTGTCCGCCCTCGTCGAAGCATCCGCCGCGATCAACGCTTCACTCTATCTGGGCGACGTGCTCCAAGCCATCGCCATGAAGGCCGCAGCCGTGCTTCGATCGGAGGCGTCGAGCGTGCTGATGCTGGATCGGCGTCGGAACAAGCTCAAGTTCATGGCGGCCGTCGGCGACCGCGCGTCAGCCCTGATCGGCGAGGAGTTCGATGCGAACCTCGGCATCGCCGGTCGCGTGGTGGCGACGGCCCAGCCCACGATTGTCGGCGACGTGCGCGAGAACAAGGACTTCTTCAAGGGCATCGACGCCAAGAGCAGCTTTCAGACGCGCGGCATGATCGCCGCTCCACTCGTCTGGAAGGGCGATGTCATCGGCGTGGTGGAAGTCCTAAACAAAATCGGCGGCGGCGGATACGAAGACGATGACCTGACGCTGTTGCAAGTCTTCGCGAACCTCGCCGCGGCCGGCGCGCACAACGCGGCCGAGCACACGAATCTCGTCAAGGAGAATCGCGGCCTGAAAGAGACGCTGCGCATTGCCGCGCCAATCATCGGAAGCTCGGCATCGCTGCGACAGGTCATGGACATGGTCAACCGGGTCGCCGGCAGCAATGCGACCGTGTTGCTTCTGGGTGAGACCGGCACCGGCAAGGAGATCACCGCGCGGCAGATTCACGGGGCTAGTCCGCGGGCCGACAAGCCGTTCATCGCTATTAATTGCGCCGCATTGCCCGAAACGCTGCTTGAGAGCGAGTTGTTTGGCCACGAGAAGGGCGCTTTCACCGGCGCGCACACCGACAAGATGGGGCGATTCGAGCTGGCCGACGGCGGCACGCTCTTCCTCGACGAGATCGGTGACATCAGCATGAGCACGCAGGTCAAGCTCCTGCGCGTGCTGCAAGAGAAGGAATACGTGCGTGTGGGCGGCACGAAGACGATCAGCACCGACGTGCGCATCATTGCCGCGACGAATCGCAACCTTCGAGAGGCGATTGAGAAAGAATCGTTTCGCGAAGACCTTTATTACCGCCTGAATGTGTTTCCGATCAACCTGCCGCCGCTGCGCCAGCGGCGCGAGGACATCCCCGTTCTCGTCGATCACTTCATCGCGCTGGCGTCGACACAACTGGGTTGCCGCAGGCCCAACGTGAGCGACGAATCCATGGCACTGCTGGCGAGCTACCACTGGCCCGGCAACATCCGCGAGTTGCAGAACGTGGTTGAACGCTCGGTCCTGCTGGCCGACGGCCAAACGCTCACCCCCGCACACCTCCCGCGCGAGATTGTGGGCGAGGAGACCTTTGCCGAGAACACGAAGCAGGAGTCGTCACTCTGGGGCTACGAGAAGGCGCTGATCGTCAAGGCGCTACGCGAGAACAATTGGAATCAGTCCAAGGCTGCGCGCTCGCTGGGCATCAGCCGGGACAACCTGCGCTATCGCGTGAAGAAGTTTCAGATCGCCCGACAGGCTTGA
- the rlmN_2 gene encoding putative dual-specificity RNA methyltransferase RlmN, with product MLAPRAVSTGAGIGLGAQAADPLPIARVLRDGDVTKFCQATPDGYEIESVLIPMGARENTWHTLCVSSQIGCKRGCTFCQTAQMGLIRNLSADEIVGQVTAARDVLGAAVRNLVFMGMGEPMDNLDAVIESITRLHNDHVNQIPRRRITVSTVGRCEGIRRLAALRWRRLNLAVSLNAPNDAIRSQIMPINRVEPMAELRRAIAGYPVRAGGHVLIEYVLIRGLNDAPEHARELAAYLRGLPTCVNLIPYNPRENSPYDVPDEETVVAFQQVLMNAGQLVFRRNTKGTQAMAACGQLGTIALRRRP from the coding sequence ATGCTCGCGCCTCGCGCTGTCAGCACCGGTGCGGGGATTGGACTTGGCGCGCAGGCTGCCGATCCGCTGCCGATCGCGCGCGTGCTGCGCGACGGCGACGTGACCAAGTTCTGCCAGGCCACGCCCGACGGTTACGAAATAGAATCCGTACTCATTCCGATGGGCGCGCGCGAGAACACCTGGCACACGCTCTGCGTCTCGTCGCAGATCGGCTGCAAGCGCGGTTGCACGTTCTGCCAGACGGCCCAAATGGGGCTGATTCGCAATCTGTCGGCGGATGAGATCGTCGGGCAGGTGACTGCCGCGCGCGATGTGTTGGGCGCGGCTGTGCGAAACCTCGTGTTCATGGGCATGGGCGAGCCGATGGACAACCTCGACGCGGTGATTGAGTCGATCACGCGGCTGCACAACGATCATGTGAATCAGATTCCGCGGCGGCGTATCACGGTCTCCACGGTGGGGCGGTGCGAAGGCATCCGTCGGCTGGCAGCGCTGCGGTGGCGTCGGCTGAATCTGGCCGTGTCGCTGAATGCGCCGAACGATGCGATCCGCTCACAGATCATGCCGATCAATCGCGTCGAGCCGATGGCGGAGTTGCGTCGGGCTATTGCGGGGTACCCCGTCCGCGCGGGCGGCCACGTGCTCATCGAGTACGTGCTGATCCGCGGGTTGAACGATGCGCCGGAGCATGCGCGCGAGCTGGCGGCGTATCTGCGCGGCCTGCCGACGTGCGTGAACCTGATTCCGTACAACCCACGCGAGAACTCGCCCTACGACGTGCCCGATGAGGAGACAGTTGTCGCGTTTCAACAGGTCCTGATGAACGCGGGCCAACTCGTCTTCCGCCGGAATACGAAGGGCACGCAGGCCATGGCGGCGTGCGGGCAGCTCGGCACAATTGCGCTCCGGCGGCGTCCTTGA
- the mnmE_2 gene encoding tRNA modification GTPase MnmE, translated as MNGADETHAALLTPIAPGAIAVIALRGPDAPRVVSLVTRSRASTRASDDPEAPSPSQLDRPTLRCLVDGAETLDDVLIVRRRAAGQASDDFELHVHGGVRIAQRVLLLLERQDVRVVDSQQFVTSEGFGHSIDRAVFAALLRAESRRLAEWLLTQREILPAFLATRDQWSASQREAFERRTRAAIRLMGGIRIAIVGPPNAGKSTLANRLIGRDRVITSDVPGTTRDWVAETALIDGWPVTLVDTAGLRMTECKIESEAIQRGAAQARGADLVISVFDACTTDPEINAARQTLAFVTGWKCPFACVLNKLDCADADRTRSLAAQLQRLTAGVVVQLSARSGEGMNSLERAILELLQLDLLKDQLPTGFSEEHLRD; from the coding sequence ATGAACGGGGCGGACGAAACGCATGCGGCGCTGCTGACGCCGATTGCGCCGGGAGCGATCGCGGTGATCGCGCTCCGCGGGCCGGACGCCCCGCGCGTTGTGTCGTTGGTGACCCGTTCGAGGGCATCGACGAGGGCAAGCGACGATCCGGAGGCTCCCAGCCCGTCGCAATTGGATCGCCCCACGTTGCGATGCCTCGTTGATGGTGCCGAGACGTTGGACGATGTACTGATTGTTCGGCGGCGCGCGGCAGGTCAAGCATCCGACGACTTCGAGCTGCATGTTCATGGCGGGGTTCGCATCGCGCAGCGTGTCTTGTTGCTGTTGGAGCGGCAGGACGTCCGCGTCGTCGATTCGCAGCAGTTCGTGACGAGTGAAGGTTTCGGCCATTCGATTGACCGGGCGGTTTTTGCGGCGCTGCTGCGAGCCGAGTCGCGGCGCCTGGCCGAGTGGTTGCTGACGCAGCGGGAGATTCTGCCCGCGTTCCTCGCGACGCGCGATCAGTGGTCCGCGTCGCAACGGGAAGCCTTCGAGCGCCGGACGCGCGCGGCGATTCGCCTGATGGGCGGCATTCGGATCGCCATCGTCGGCCCGCCCAACGCCGGCAAGAGCACGCTCGCGAATCGACTGATCGGTCGTGACCGGGTCATCACGTCCGACGTGCCCGGCACCACGCGCGATTGGGTGGCGGAGACGGCGCTGATCGACGGTTGGCCCGTCACGCTCGTTGATACCGCCGGCCTGCGAATGACCGAATGCAAGATCGAATCGGAGGCCATTCAGCGCGGAGCGGCGCAGGCGCGGGGTGCGGACTTGGTCATTTCAGTGTTTGACGCCTGCACGACCGACCCCGAGATCAATGCGGCGCGGCAGACACTCGCCTTCGTTACGGGGTGGAAGTGCCCGTTTGCTTGCGTGCTGAACAAATTGGATTGCGCGGATGCTGATCGAACACGGTCGCTTGCGGCGCAATTGCAACGTCTGACCGCCGGCGTGGTTGTGCAACTATCGGCGCGGAGCGGCGAAGGAATGAACAGCCTCGAGAGGGCGATCCTTGAGCTTCTCCAACTCGATCTCTTGAAGGACCAACTGCCGACGGGATTCAGCGAGGAACACTTGCGGGATTGA
- the vibB gene encoding Vibriobactin-specific isochorismatase, whose protein sequence is MPHANMLEADLTALVVIDVQEKMLSAISSSTPDALVARMAVLVKTARLLDVPVIFTEQYPRGLGSTDAGLVETLAGATGPLEKTTCSCWRDEGFRAALQATEREHVILCGVETHVCIQQTALDLLRVDYVPFVPADAVGSRRPVDYQTALDRMRSAGVVVSTVESLMFELIERCDHPRFKEFLKLVK, encoded by the coding sequence ATGCCTCATGCCAACATGCTCGAAGCGGATCTGACCGCGCTCGTTGTGATCGACGTGCAGGAGAAGATGCTCTCGGCGATTTCGTCGAGCACGCCGGACGCGCTGGTGGCGCGCATGGCGGTGCTGGTGAAGACGGCGCGGCTGCTCGATGTGCCCGTTATTTTCACCGAGCAGTACCCGCGCGGCCTGGGTTCGACCGACGCCGGGTTGGTTGAGACGCTGGCGGGCGCAACCGGTCCATTGGAGAAGACGACATGCAGCTGTTGGCGAGACGAGGGCTTTCGCGCGGCGCTGCAGGCCACCGAACGGGAGCATGTGATCCTGTGCGGCGTGGAGACTCACGTTTGTATACAACAGACGGCGCTGGACCTGTTGCGCGTGGATTATGTGCCGTTTGTCCCGGCCGATGCCGTTGGCTCGCGACGGCCGGTGGATTATCAAACGGCGCTGGATCGAATGCGCAGCGCGGGCGTGGTCGTCTCGACCGTGGAATCGCTGATGTTCGAATTGATCGAACGGTGTGACCATCCGCGATTCAAAGAGTTCCTCAAACTCGTCAAATAG
- the lexA gene encoding LexA repressor, giving the protein MPSRTKKKPSAKSTGGAARRARSKPTRPATPRQAEILTFVRDFTHKNGFSPTYDEIAAKFGISKVTVFEHLTVLEERGLLRRERHKARSLELADHLQLPDDRPSCLKLLGRIAAGAPIEAIEDPETIDLEQLFSSDHGIYALQVRGDSMIDDQIADGDYVVVERRSTPYNGEIVVAVTSDGEATLKRFYREKGRIRLQPANEKYEPIFVTEVDIRGVVIGVIRKT; this is encoded by the coding sequence ATGCCCTCAAGGACAAAAAAGAAACCCTCGGCGAAGTCGACCGGCGGCGCAGCGCGTCGCGCCAGATCGAAGCCGACCCGCCCCGCGACCCCGAGGCAGGCCGAAATCCTGACCTTCGTCCGGGACTTCACCCACAAGAATGGCTTTTCCCCGACCTACGACGAGATCGCCGCCAAGTTCGGAATTTCAAAGGTCACCGTCTTCGAGCACCTCACCGTCCTCGAAGAGCGCGGCCTGCTCCGGCGGGAGCGTCACAAAGCTCGCTCTTTGGAATTGGCGGACCATTTGCAACTACCGGATGATCGCCCCAGCTGCCTGAAGCTGCTCGGCCGCATCGCCGCCGGCGCGCCGATCGAAGCAATTGAAGACCCCGAGACGATCGATCTCGAGCAGTTGTTTTCCTCCGACCACGGGATCTACGCGCTCCAGGTCCGCGGCGACAGCATGATCGACGATCAGATCGCCGACGGGGACTACGTCGTCGTCGAGCGCCGGTCCACGCCTTATAACGGCGAAATTGTCGTGGCCGTCACATCAGACGGTGAAGCCACGCTTAAGCGCTTCTACCGCGAGAAGGGCCGTATCCGCCTTCAGCCGGCCAATGAGAAGTACGAGCCGATCTTTGTGACCGAGGTGGACATCCGCGGCGTGGTCATCGGTGTGATTCGCAAGACGTAG
- the pyrC gene encoding Dihydroorotase, with translation MTTRLLIRRGRVIDPTQGIDEIADVTLAHGKVAAIGRAAEQPGDQVIDASGKIVCPGLIDMHVHLREPGNEDAETIASGAAAAVAGGFTSIVCMPNTKPALDTEAMIEFVYRQADRARSCNVFPIGAITKGREGKELAEIGQMVRAGAVAFSDDGVGIASATVMLRALQYVGMFNRPIIQHCEDADLAAGGCMNAGFTATRLGLPGIPAAAEELMVQRDLLLAESTGCAYHVAHISTAGAVQLVRDAKRRGIRVTTEVCPHHLLLTDEFVEQYDTNYKMNPPLRSKTDVDACIAGVADGTIDCLITDHAPHGREGKELDFQAAPFGIVGLEVALGLFAKALVAPGHLNWNQLIARMTTAPARILGLRKGSLALSGDGDVTIIDPDLPWTVDTSLFQSKSRNCPYEGWPLVGRATHTIVGGELKFALEGSPSSMVA, from the coding sequence ATGACGACGCGCCTCCTCATCCGCCGCGGCCGTGTCATTGACCCGACACAGGGCATCGACGAAATCGCCGACGTAACGCTTGCCCACGGCAAAGTCGCCGCGATCGGCCGCGCCGCCGAACAACCCGGCGATCAGGTCATCGACGCCTCGGGGAAAATCGTCTGCCCCGGTCTGATTGACATGCACGTTCACCTGCGGGAGCCGGGCAACGAAGACGCCGAGACGATCGCCAGCGGCGCCGCGGCTGCCGTCGCGGGCGGCTTCACCTCCATCGTCTGCATGCCGAATACCAAACCAGCTCTGGACACCGAGGCGATGATCGAATTCGTCTATCGCCAGGCCGACCGGGCGCGATCCTGCAACGTCTTCCCGATCGGCGCGATCACCAAGGGCCGCGAAGGAAAAGAACTGGCCGAAATCGGGCAGATGGTCCGCGCCGGCGCGGTCGCTTTCAGCGATGACGGCGTCGGCATTGCCAGCGCCACCGTCATGCTCCGCGCCCTGCAATACGTCGGCATGTTCAACCGGCCGATCATCCAGCACTGCGAAGACGCCGATCTCGCCGCGGGCGGCTGCATGAACGCGGGCTTTACGGCCACGCGCCTGGGCCTGCCGGGCATTCCCGCCGCCGCCGAGGAACTCATGGTGCAACGCGACCTGCTGCTGGCCGAGTCAACCGGTTGTGCCTACCATGTGGCACATATTTCCACCGCCGGCGCGGTGCAACTGGTGCGCGACGCCAAGCGCCGCGGCATCCGAGTCACCACCGAAGTCTGCCCCCATCACCTCCTGCTCACCGATGAGTTCGTGGAGCAGTACGACACGAATTACAAGATGAACCCGCCGCTGCGCTCAAAGACCGACGTCGATGCCTGCATCGCCGGCGTCGCCGACGGCACGATCGACTGCCTGATCACCGATCACGCGCCGCACGGCCGCGAGGGCAAGGAGCTGGATTTCCAGGCAGCGCCGTTCGGAATCGTCGGGCTGGAAGTCGCGCTGGGATTGTTCGCGAAGGCGCTCGTCGCGCCGGGACACTTGAACTGGAATCAATTGATCGCGCGCATGACCACCGCGCCCGCCCGCATCCTGGGTTTGCGAAAAGGCTCGCTCGCGCTCAGCGGCGACGGCGATGTGACCATCATTGATCCGGATCTCCCGTGGACCGTCGATACAAGCCTGTTTCAATCAAAGAGCCGCAATTGCCCGTACGAGGGGTGGCCGCTCGTGGGGCGCGCGACGCACACGATTGTCGGCGGGGAGCTGAAGTTCGCCCTTGAAGGATCGCCGTCGAGCATGGTCGCTTAA
- the pyrR gene encoding Bifunctional protein PyrR: MTVLLDAAGIRQTLDRLAGEILATFPSDCPIAIIGIRRRGDELARRLLQILAARAPREIQYGCLDITLYRDDLAEVGPAAVVRTTEIDFDVSGTYLVLVDDVIYTGRSIRAALAAIIDLGRPRAIKLAVLVDRGGRELPIQPDFVGITARDDRRPITVQLTETDGRDEVTAA; this comes from the coding sequence ATGACTGTCCTGCTTGACGCCGCCGGAATTCGCCAGACGCTGGATCGCCTCGCGGGCGAGATCCTCGCCACGTTTCCATCGGACTGCCCGATTGCGATCATTGGGATTCGACGGCGCGGCGACGAACTGGCCCGGCGATTGTTGCAGATTCTCGCCGCGCGGGCACCGCGCGAGATTCAATACGGATGTCTTGATATCACCCTCTACCGCGACGACCTGGCCGAAGTCGGCCCTGCTGCCGTGGTTCGCACGACCGAAATCGACTTCGACGTCTCCGGGACCTACCTCGTCCTCGTCGACGATGTCATCTACACCGGCCGGTCGATCCGCGCCGCTCTCGCCGCCATCATCGACCTGGGTCGCCCGCGCGCGATCAAGCTGGCCGTGCTCGTCGACCGCGGCGGCCGCGAACTCCCGATCCAGCCCGATTTTGTCGGCATCACTGCGCGCGACGATCGCCGCCCGATCACCGTGCAACTGACCGAAACAGACGGACGCGACGAGGTGACCGCCGCATGA
- the sigW_8 gene encoding ECF RNA polymerase sigma factor SigW, with product MVNRPREVEDAGTDERLLAQFVAGDEARFAELVERFSPQVFQFVSRFVRDPASADDLVQETFVQVYQSAGGFDPQRRLRPWLFTIAANKARDFLRSRGRRKEISLNGPTASESDAVSFLDFLGDDSTSPGDAVESAEVRQEVRAIIDGMPDHLREVLLLGYFDRFAYKEIAEILSIPLGTVKSRLHAAVNHFAASYRKRMERAER from the coding sequence GTGGTGAATCGACCGAGGGAAGTCGAAGACGCCGGGACGGATGAACGGCTTCTGGCCCAGTTCGTCGCCGGCGACGAGGCTCGATTCGCCGAGCTGGTGGAGCGCTTTTCGCCCCAGGTGTTCCAGTTCGTGTCGCGTTTCGTGCGCGATCCGGCGTCGGCCGACGACTTGGTGCAGGAGACGTTTGTCCAGGTGTATCAGTCGGCCGGGGGGTTTGATCCCCAGCGTCGGCTGCGCCCGTGGCTGTTCACGATCGCGGCGAACAAAGCGCGCGACTTTTTGCGGAGTCGCGGGCGACGAAAGGAGATTTCGCTCAACGGACCGACGGCGAGCGAATCGGACGCGGTGAGCTTTCTGGATTTCCTCGGTGACGATTCGACGTCACCCGGCGATGCGGTGGAGTCGGCCGAGGTTCGACAGGAGGTGCGGGCGATCATCGACGGCATGCCGGATCACCTTCGGGAGGTGCTGCTGCTGGGGTATTTCGATCGCTTCGCATACAAGGAGATTGCAGAGATCTTGTCGATCCCTTTGGGGACCGTGAAGAGCAGGTTGCACGCGGCGGTGAATCACTTCGCCGCGTCCTATCGAAAACGAATGGAGCGAGCCGAACGGTAA